A genomic region of Dickeya solani IPO 2222 contains the following coding sequences:
- a CDS encoding DedA family protein → MSVVHEIIQALWRQDFSALADPRVVWVIYGVLFTTLFLENGLLPASFLPGDSLLLLTGAMIAKGVMSFIPTMLLLTVAASLGCWLSYLQGRWLGDTPLVKKWLHQLPAHYHQRTHNLFHQHGLAALLVGRFLAFVRTLLPTIAGVSGLSSARFQIFNWLSGFLWVTGIVTLGYTLSQIPLVKRYEDQVMTALCILPLVLLFSGLVGMLLVLWRKKRAMA, encoded by the coding sequence ATGAGTGTTGTTCATGAAATTATTCAGGCGCTGTGGCGACAAGACTTCAGCGCGCTGGCCGATCCACGCGTGGTGTGGGTCATTTATGGCGTGCTTTTTACTACTCTGTTTCTGGAAAATGGCTTGCTGCCCGCCTCGTTTCTGCCCGGCGACAGCCTGTTGCTGCTGACCGGCGCCATGATCGCCAAAGGCGTGATGAGCTTCATTCCCACCATGCTGTTGTTGACGGTGGCCGCCAGCCTCGGTTGCTGGCTGAGTTACCTGCAGGGGCGCTGGCTGGGCGATACCCCGCTGGTGAAGAAATGGCTGCATCAGCTACCGGCGCACTATCATCAACGCACCCACAACCTGTTCCACCAGCATGGATTGGCCGCACTGCTGGTTGGTCGTTTTCTGGCGTTTGTACGCACCCTGCTGCCGACCATCGCCGGGGTATCCGGACTTAGCAGCGCCCGCTTTCAGATTTTCAACTGGCTGAGCGGTTTTCTGTGGGTCACCGGTATCGTCACGCTGGGTTACACCCTCAGCCAGATTCCGCTGGTCAAACGCTATGAAGATCAGGTCATGACCGCCCTGTGCATTCTGCCGCTGGTGCTACTGTTCAGCGGGTTGGTGGGAATGTTGTTGGTGTTGTGGCGTAAAAAACGGGCGATGGCCTGA
- the exbD gene encoding TonB system transport protein ExbD: MAMHLNDGQSENGEMHDINVTPFIDVMLVLLIIFMVAAPLATVDVRVNLPASSATPQPRPEKPVFLTVKADKQLYLGDDAITEATLAQALEAKTLGNKDTTIFFQADKSVDYETLMRVMDSLRETGYLKIGLMGAEKAR; encoded by the coding sequence ATGGCGATGCATCTGAACGACGGGCAGAGTGAAAACGGTGAAATGCATGACATCAACGTGACGCCGTTCATCGACGTCATGCTGGTGCTGTTAATCATCTTCATGGTGGCTGCGCCGCTGGCGACGGTGGATGTGCGGGTCAACCTGCCCGCCTCCAGCGCCACGCCGCAGCCTCGCCCGGAAAAACCGGTGTTCCTGACGGTGAAGGCCGATAAACAGCTCTATCTGGGCGACGATGCGATCACCGAAGCGACGCTGGCTCAGGCGCTGGAAGCCAAAACCCTGGGCAATAAAGACACCACCATTTTCTTCCAGGCAGACAAGAGTGTGGATTACGAAACCCTGATGCGGGTGATGGATTCGCTGCGCGAAACGGGCTACCTCAAAATCGGCCTGATGGGCGCGGAAAAAGCGCGTTAA
- the metC gene encoding cystathionine beta-lyase: MTSKKIATALVAAGRSKRVTQGAVNPVIQRASSLVFDSVQDKKHATINRAKGALFYGRRGTLTHFAFQDAMTELEGGTGCALYPCGAAAIANAIVSFVSAGDHLLVTGSAYEPTQDFCNKVLSKMNISTTFFDPMIGGDIASLIQPNTRIVFLESPGSITMEVQDVPAIVAAVRRVNPDIVIMIDNTWAAGVLFRPLDLGVDISIQAGTKYIVGHSDAMIGTAVANARCWDQLREQSYLMGQMADADSAYMASRGLRTLGVRLQQHQENGLRVARWLAERPEVAVVNHPALPGCKGHEYFVRDFSGSNGLFSFVLKEKLSREQLAHYLDHFSHFRMAYSWGGFESLILANQPEELAAIRPAGGVDFTGTLVRLHIGLEDCDDLIADLETGFRRLREM; the protein is encoded by the coding sequence ATGACGAGTAAAAAAATCGCCACCGCGCTGGTGGCTGCCGGGCGCAGCAAAAGAGTGACCCAGGGGGCGGTAAACCCGGTGATTCAGCGCGCCTCCTCGCTGGTATTCGACAGCGTGCAAGATAAGAAACACGCCACCATCAACCGCGCCAAAGGCGCGTTGTTTTACGGTCGTCGCGGCACCCTGACCCACTTCGCTTTTCAGGACGCCATGACCGAACTGGAAGGCGGCACAGGCTGCGCGCTTTATCCCTGCGGCGCGGCGGCGATCGCCAACGCCATCGTCTCGTTTGTCTCGGCGGGTGATCACCTGCTGGTTACCGGTTCCGCCTATGAACCGACGCAGGATTTTTGTAACAAAGTGCTGAGCAAAATGAACATCAGCACCACCTTTTTCGATCCGATGATTGGCGGCGACATCGCCAGCCTGATCCAACCCAATACCCGAATTGTGTTTCTGGAATCACCCGGTTCCATCACTATGGAAGTGCAGGACGTTCCGGCGATTGTCGCCGCCGTTCGCCGCGTTAACCCGGATATTGTCATCATGATCGACAACACCTGGGCGGCCGGCGTATTGTTTCGTCCGCTGGATCTGGGGGTGGATATCTCAATTCAGGCCGGCACCAAATACATCGTCGGCCACTCCGACGCCATGATTGGCACCGCTGTCGCCAACGCACGCTGCTGGGATCAACTGCGCGAGCAATCCTACCTGATGGGACAAATGGCCGACGCCGACAGCGCCTACATGGCCAGCCGCGGGCTGCGGACACTGGGCGTGAGGTTGCAGCAGCATCAGGAAAACGGCCTGCGCGTGGCGCGTTGGCTGGCAGAGCGCCCGGAAGTGGCGGTAGTCAACCACCCGGCGCTGCCCGGCTGCAAAGGGCACGAATACTTTGTACGGGATTTCAGCGGCAGTAACGGCCTGTTTTCGTTCGTGCTGAAAGAGAAGCTGAGCCGCGAGCAACTGGCCCATTATCTCGACCATTTCAGCCATTTCCGCATGGCCTATTCCTGGGGCGGTTTCGAATCGCTGATTCTGGCCAACCAGCCTGAAGAACTGGCGGCGATTCGTCCGGCTGGCGGCGTCGACTTTACCGGTACACTGGTACGGCTGCACATCGGCCTGGAAGATTGCGACGATTTGATCGCCGATTTGGAAACCGGCTTCAGGAGATTGCGGGAAATGTGA
- the exbB gene encoding tol-pal system-associated acyl-CoA thioesterase, with amino-acid sequence MYTADKNINQRGSSVWRKSGRVFGGFTQRLMAFALLGMAGSALAAPASAPLTTGTPTAAAVAPSAPPGAVSSLMSTDLSVWGMYQHADVVVKTVMIGLLLASVVTWAIFFGKSTSLTGAKKRIRREYQALEDARTLDDALDISGVFKPGSVSLQLLTDARNEQELSERSDDNNGIKERTAFRFERRVAATGRQMGRGTGYLATVGAIAPFIGLFGTVWGIMNSFIGIAQSQTTNLAVVAPGIAEALLATAIGLVAAIPAVVIYNVFARWTASYKAMVGDVAAQILLLQSRDLDIAASAGNASSAPAQKLRVG; translated from the coding sequence GTGTATACGGCTGACAAGAATATTAACCAACGGGGATCATCAGTCTGGCGTAAGTCCGGCCGCGTGTTCGGGGGCTTTACTCAACGTCTGATGGCGTTCGCGTTGCTGGGTATGGCAGGCAGCGCATTGGCCGCGCCAGCGTCGGCGCCGCTGACGACCGGCACGCCGACTGCGGCTGCCGTCGCTCCGTCCGCGCCGCCAGGAGCCGTCAGCAGCCTGATGAGTACGGATCTGTCCGTCTGGGGAATGTATCAGCACGCTGATGTGGTGGTAAAAACGGTGATGATTGGCCTGTTGCTGGCATCCGTGGTCACCTGGGCGATTTTCTTCGGTAAGAGCACCAGCCTGACGGGCGCCAAAAAGCGCATCCGTCGCGAGTATCAGGCGCTGGAAGATGCCCGCACGCTGGATGACGCGTTGGATATCTCCGGCGTGTTCAAGCCGGGCAGCGTGTCGCTGCAACTACTGACGGACGCCCGCAATGAGCAGGAGCTGTCCGAACGTTCCGACGACAATAACGGCATCAAAGAGCGCACGGCATTTCGTTTTGAGCGTCGGGTAGCGGCCACCGGGCGCCAGATGGGGCGCGGAACCGGTTATCTGGCGACGGTGGGGGCTATCGCGCCGTTTATCGGTCTGTTCGGCACCGTCTGGGGCATCATGAACAGCTTTATCGGCATCGCCCAGTCGCAGACCACCAATCTGGCGGTGGTGGCGCCGGGTATCGCCGAAGCGTTGCTGGCGACGGCTATCGGTCTGGTTGCGGCGATTCCGGCGGTGGTGATCTATAACGTGTTTGCGCGCTGGACGGCCAGCTACAAGGCGATGGTGGGCGATGTGGCCGCGCAGATTCTGCTGCTGCAGAGCCGTGACCTGGATATTGCCGCCAGTGCCGGCAACGCGTCTTCTGCACCGGCGCAAAAACTGCGGGTAGGGTAA
- a CDS encoding substrate-binding domain-containing protein — MKQTKRVTISDIARLAGVSKSTASLVLNGRSKEFRVSDETRDRVLALAQQQRYQPSIHARSLRSSRSNTLGLVVPEMTNYGFAVISRELECLCREAGLQLLIACTDENASQEMMAVNSLIQRQVDGLIIASSMLSDVEYQKINQQLPVLQFDRVIGESDLPMVISEAVESTAALVENIARQHPDEFYFIGGQPRLSPTRDRLAGFQLGLERAGVECRPEWIIHGNYHSSAGYEMFAQLCARLGRPPKALFTAACGLLEGVLRYLNQHNLMDCDMRLCSFDDHYLFDCLPMKIDTVAQDCETLARNSFEMINALIEGQPLTESRVYVPTRLHWRHPDSRA; from the coding sequence GTGAAACAGACCAAACGCGTCACAATCAGCGACATCGCACGACTGGCGGGAGTGTCCAAATCCACCGCCAGTCTGGTTCTCAATGGCCGCAGCAAAGAGTTCCGCGTTTCGGACGAAACCCGTGACCGGGTGCTGGCGCTGGCGCAGCAGCAACGTTATCAACCCAGCATCCACGCCCGCTCTTTGCGCTCCAGCCGTAGCAATACGCTGGGTCTGGTGGTGCCGGAAATGACCAACTACGGTTTTGCGGTGATCTCCCGCGAACTGGAGTGCCTGTGCCGGGAAGCCGGGTTACAATTGCTGATTGCCTGTACCGATGAGAACGCCAGCCAGGAAATGATGGCGGTCAATAGCCTGATTCAGCGTCAGGTGGACGGCCTGATCATCGCATCCAGCATGCTGAGCGATGTCGAATACCAGAAGATTAACCAGCAGTTGCCGGTGTTGCAGTTTGACCGGGTGATCGGCGAGTCCGACCTGCCGATGGTGATCTCCGAAGCGGTGGAGTCCACCGCCGCGCTGGTGGAAAACATCGCTCGCCAGCATCCGGACGAATTTTATTTCATCGGCGGTCAGCCACGCCTTTCCCCCACCCGCGATCGACTGGCCGGTTTCCAGCTCGGGCTGGAGCGCGCTGGCGTCGAATGCCGCCCGGAATGGATTATCCACGGCAACTATCACTCCAGCGCCGGTTACGAGATGTTCGCCCAACTGTGTGCCCGCCTCGGTCGCCCGCCCAAAGCGCTGTTTACCGCCGCCTGCGGCCTGCTGGAAGGCGTGCTGCGCTATCTGAACCAGCACAACCTGATGGACTGCGACATGCGGCTGTGCAGCTTTGACGATCACTACCTGTTCGATTGTCTGCCGATGAAGATCGATACCGTGGCGCAAGATTGCGAGACGCTGGCGCGCAACAGTTTTGAGATGATCAACGCGCTGATTGAAGGACAGCCGCTGACGGAAAGCCGTGTGTATGTGCCGACCCGCCTGCACTGGCGTCACCCGGACTCCCGCGCCTGA